The genomic region GGCACCGTAACCATCGGCGTTTGTGGAGGTGTCCAACTTTCTGCCGGTAATTCCAGCGATGGTAGCGATGGCGGAGGTGCCGGTATCTCCTCTGCTATGGGCACAGCTACCGGCACAGCAGGCACAACCGGCGTAAACACTTCAGGCATTGGCACCCCAATTCCCTGGATAGGACGAACCGGCAAACTCGCCACACTTGGAATTGCATTTTGTCCAACCGCAGCCCTTGCTTCAGGCATAGGAGTTGCTACTTCCGTTGTCGTTGTTTGAGCTACTTGCGGACTTAACCCACGCACCACCCAACGATCCAGAAACGCACCCCCCGTCACTAAAGCCGGTTCTTGCTGAATTATCACTTGATTGGGGTCTACAACCGCCTCCGCCAACTCCAAAATAATCCGAATTTTTCCCCCTTGAATTTGCGAAACTTGAATGCCGCGCACACTGCCGGTAGAATAACTTTGGCGAATTGGATTACCCCCCAAAATCGTATTACCCACCTCCAAAACAACCCGCGCCGGTTGACTCAGCGTGTAATAATTCACAGGCGTTCCCTGCTGGACATTAATTGCAAATACACCTGTTACAGGATCAAACTTCCAAGTAGATGCCACACTCCCTGCCGGTTGCGCCAAAACCGGCATCTGCAACATCAACAAACCCACCAAACCAGAAAATAAATACCGACCAGCCATATTCGTAAACACTTCAGTAAATGTTTCTGAAACCGCATTTTTTAATAAAATTCTCAACTTTGAAGAAAGTGTCAGGCGTAATTGCTCAACATTTCCTTACACCTTCTCCAAAATCAAGGATTTCTACATCTTAACCCTTAACCATTCCCGCCTTTTTTTCCTTTAATCTTCCTCTTTATAAATTTTGCCATCCGGCATTGTTGCCCGCGTTAAAATCGTCTTCGTCAAATCCACTTCAGCCAAATTAGCTTGTCGTAAATTTGCCCGAATCAAAAAGGCACCACGCAAGTCAGCTTTGCGAAGATTAGCCTGTACCAGCACCGCAAAACTCATTTCTGTTTCTCGCATATCCGCACCCGTTAAATCGGCATTATTCAGCATGGTATGCTTTAAATCTGCCCCCACCAACTTCGCAGAGGTTAAATTACTGCTGCTCATATCTGCGCCCACCAATTTCGCCCCTGAAAGATCTGCTCTTTCCAAATTTGCACCGGCCAGATAAGCATCTCGTAAATCCACATCTCGTAAATCGGCTTGCCCTAAATTCACGCCTCTGAGGTTACAGCCGCGACACTCTTTTGTTTCCAACAACCTCCTAACGTGCTGAGGATTTTCGGCGCTGGCCGGAACTTGTCCAACCAAAGAAAATAATAGAGCCAAAATAGTTAAATTTTTCAGTTTCATAATAGGTATGTAGTGGCGATGATTGCGCTTTTTAAGTATCTAGCTGCGCTGATTGCAGTGTTAGGAAATAGACATTAATAAGTCGGGAAAAGCTGAGTTTTTGTTCCTTGCTCATTAAATCCATTTCCAAAAGAAGAATCAATCCATTTTAAAATAATCGGGTTCACTTCATCGGGGCATTCATCGTGAGGACAATGACCGGCATTATCTAGTTCAACGACTTTTAAATCAGAATTATACTGGCTAAATTGACGAGCAAAACCAGGAGGAATCATCCGATCCTGCCGGCCCCAAATCAATAACATGGGAATCTTAAGAGATTGCAAGACATTTTTTACACTTGGGCCAAATTTGGGATTAATCATAGCCTTAAGGATCGCACAAAAAGCCGCAGCCGAACCGCGATCCTGGGCTGGGCCGGTTAAAATATCCACCAGTTCGTCTGTTACAGCCGCCGGATTAGCATAAGCAATACCGGCCCAGCGGCGAACTATACCCGGACGACGGACAAAATAAAACACCGTTTTGAGAACCGGCCCAGAAGCCACAAGATTTTCCACCGCCGCAATCACCGGACGCAACATTGCTGGGACAGCTTCTTCGCGGGCCGATGGATCGGGCAAACTCAACATAATAATGCCTTTTACCATATCTGGATGAGCAACAGCAGCCGCCAGACAGACCAAAGAGCCGATAGAATTACCGATTAAAATTGTCGGAGTGCCGATAAAAGTTTTCCAGAAATCGTACACCTGCTCAACCCACAAAGAGATGTTATAAGTTGCCGGGGCTTTTTGGGAAGCACCAAAACCGAGCATATCAAGTGCATACACAGGGTGATGTTCCGCAAAAACATCAAGATTATTGCGCCAATGACCAATGGATGTACCAAAACCATGCAACAAAATCAGCGGTGAAGAATTGCCAACCGCAGGCGAGCCGGTCGGACGGAGATAAGTATAGCGAGTTTGCCAACCCCGCCAGATCCAATCACGCTGAAAACCAACTCGTTGCTGCCACAGCAAAGAAACTGTCACAGGAAATGCCTCTACTTGAAATAATTGGTAACTTTTTAGAACGTAGACAAAAACCCAGTTGCTGTGAAAATTTAAGCGCTAACAAAGAAAGCTTTGCCCAAAAGCGGCGTTTTTCGCACCCTCAAACAAGCCAGACTAGGATAAAAGCCTTACAGGGTCTACAATCAAAGCATAGCGCGAACTTTTAATTTTTGTGAAGATTGACTTGGCCGCTAGTAAAAATATCAACAGCGAGAATAGGCCAGAAAACTTGTTACATATATTTACAATAGGCCGAAAAAATAAGTAGAGAAATTGGTCGAGACCGCTGAACCCAGAGCAAGGCAGAAAAAAACAAAGCAAAAATCAGATAAGTGCGTGGCAAGCCATGACAGTAAAGAGGTTTGAGCAGTAAGATAAAGTCAAAGACCTTTTGAGGAAAGTCGGTTATCAGACCGGCACCAAAAAAAGGAACTAGCAGAGGCGGGTTAAGGGCCGGTGTAAATACCTCCCAAACCGCAGGCAAAACCCAAAAACAGAAACATAGATAGTAGAAAAGCAAATACCCGTGATAGGAAACGAATTCAATGAATTAATTGCGCTATAATAAACACCTTCATAAGTCAAGCCTGAAGTTTTCACATTGGTAGGAAAACTGAAAAAAGGCAACAACCAAACAAAAGGTACAACAGTCAAAGCCTCAAAGAACAAAACGCATCACCCATAGAAAAAACAACGCCTGTGATTGAAAAAAAACGACCCAACCGAGATTTACCGCAAATTAACGAAAGACTCCGCTTTCCGAAGATCCGAGTCATAGACACCGACGGCGGCCAATTGGGGATTTTAACACCCCAGGAAGCCTTGCGAATGGCACAAGAAAAAGAACTGGATTTAGTTCTGGTCAGCGATAAGGCCGATCCGCCGGTGTGCCGGATCATGGACTACGGAAAATATAAATTTGAACAAGAAAAAAGGCTCAAAGAAGCCAAGAAAAAGCAACACACCGCCGAAGTAAAAGAAGTCAAGATGCGCTACAAGATTGAGGAGCATGACTATCAAGTGCGGATCAATCAAGCAGAGCGTTTTCTCAAAGCCGGCGACAAAGTAAAAGCCACCATCATGTTCCGAGGACGGGAGATCCAGCACTCGGATCTAGCCGAAGGCTTACTCAAACGCATGGCAGGCGACTTGCAAGAATTGGCTGAAGTGCAGCAAGCGCCGAAAAAAGAAGGACGCAGCATGATGATGTTGCTATCGCCGAAAAAATTAAAAGGAGCAGTAGGAGTCGGCGAATAAAAGCAGAGCCGTGTTGAAAAGGTTTCTTGTCAAGAAAAGAGGCCCGTTTTAGGAAGCTCCCCTCCCAACTTGGTAGGGGAGTTTTTAAAACAGACATCCGCATCTAACTTGAAAAACTGTTCCCCAGCAGCGCCGGCAGCAATTGGCGAAAAAACCTATGAATGGACATCTACAAAAAAGGGATGAGTTGTGAATGGAACTCAGAGAAGGTGCTACACAAACGCACAAGTTTCAGCGCTTAGGGGCAAAATGGTTACAAACCGTACTCCAAGGGCTTAATCTACGTCCAGAGGAAGCAGAGCGAACCTTTTTAATGTTCGCCTTTTACACAGCCACCTCCATCGGCGTCTTGTGGTTAGAAGCCAGTACCGTCGGGCTATTCTTAGACGAATACGGAGCCGATCAACTGCCTTGGATTTATATTTCTGGAGCAGTAATTGGCTCAGCCTTGGGAGGACTTTATACCTGGCTGCAAAGTGTTATTCCCCTGCGACGGACAATTGTCGTGGTGGCGTTGCTGATGGCCATGCCATTGCTGCTATTTCGCATTGGTTTAGGGATGAAAGTCGCCTGGGTGGCCGGTATAACCGTATTTTTGATGCGATTATGGCTGGATGGCATATATACCCTCAACGACCTCAACACCTCAATTACCGCCAACCAACTTTTTAACATCCGCGAAATTAAACGCACCTTTCCCATTGTCAGCAGCGGCATTTTAGTTGCCGATGTGATCAGTGGTTTTTCATTACCATTATTAATTTCAATTGTCAAGCTCAACAACGTTATCATTGTAGCTTGCTTGATGATGGTGGTCGGTGCCGGTGTTTTGTACTACCTCAGCGAAGCCTACAAACAAGCCTTTCCCGACTCCCCCCTGCGAGAAGAAGACGAAGAACAAGCCGAATTTGCCAACAAACGGCTACGGGGGCCCATTTGGCGCTACATCATACCCCTCATAGCCTTTTTCGTCTTAGCAGAAGTCCTCAACATCTTGGTAGACTTTCAATTTTTAAGCGAACTTGAACAACAAGACTTAGGCGAACAAAGTCTAGGCAGTGGCATTGCCGCATTTCTTGGTTTATTTAACGGCACCTTAGGAATTTTTGAACTAATAACCCAGTGGTTTGCCTCATCAAGGCTTGAAGAACGCATCGGAGTATTTTTCTCCGCAATGATATTACCGGCCGGTATGGCAGCCATTGGCATTGTCACCTTTTTTGGTTCCTTCACCGGCCTATTTCCCTTCTTTTATGGCCTAGTCTTTTTAAAATTCTTTGAAGAACTCTTTCACTACACCCTCTTTGAAGGCTTAAGCCCAGTTTTATTTCAACCCATCCCAGAAGCCAACCGCGACGACGTACAAGCCTGGGTTAACGGCATCGGCGAACCTCTATCAGACGGCCTGATCGGCTTAATAATTTTCGCCACCATTTGGGTTTGCCAACAACTGATGCCAGGGGTTGCCGAAAAAACCGTTCAAGATGTCGAAGCCTGGGTTCTAATCTCCCTAATGACTTTCCTCGCTTTGGGGTGGGTCTATATCGTCTGGATGCTGCGGTCATTGTACGTTAACTTGCTGGTGTCCTCCGCCGAAAGGGGCCGGTTGGGAGTTTCCGACGTTGACCTCAAAGCCTTAAAACGCAACGTTGTCGAAATTTTAGAAAAACCCGGAGCCGAAGCCGATAAACGCTCTTGTATCGAACTGCTTAGCCAAATTGACCCCAAAAATGTCGGGGAAGTGCTCGCACCCTTGCTGGTTTCGTTGTCACCGGCCCTACAGCGGCAAAGTTTGGAAACCATGCTCCACCACCCCAGCGCCACTTACCTGCCTCAAGTGCGAGCGCTGATCGACCGGCCCATGCTGCCTCCCGAAGTCACCGCCCTCGCCTTGCGCTACGTTTGGCTCAACGACAAAAACCCAGACATTGAAGCCTTAAGACAATATCTCATCCCCACCGTCGATGCCGTTGTTCGAGGTACCGCTGCATCCTTAATTATGCGCCGGGGCAACCGCGAACAAAAAGCCGAAGCCACCAACGCCCTGCGCCGAATGCTCACCCACAAACAAGAGCGAGAGCGCGTCATGGGCTGCCGCGCCTTGGGAGAAGCCGATTATTTACAAGGTTTGCGCCTTTATATCCCCAATTTGCTGCAAGATGAGTCCTTAAGAGTGCGTTGCGCTTTGCTTGATGTCATCGCCTCCACACATTTAGAGGAATTTTACCCCTCATTGTTAAAAGGACTCTATTACAAATCAACGCGGGAAGCTGCTCTCAAAGCTTTGGTACGCTTAGATAATGAAATCATCGATAAGTTGGTGGCTTTGGCAGATGACCCGCACAAACCGGATCTGGTGCGGATGTATGCTTGGAGTGCGATTGGTCAAATAGGCACCGGCCCGGCTTTGAATGCTTTATCGTCTCGCTTGCTGACGTCTTGGGGAACCACCCGGCGGAATATCTTGCGGACGTTGTTAAAAATGCCCCATGATGCCGGTATTGACGGTGTACTTGATCGGGTTGGACGTAGTGGCATTGAAACCTTAATCAACCACGAACTAATGTTTATGGGGCAAACCTATGCCGCCTTGCTCGATCTCTCCCCAGCACAAGTTGATGCTCCAGAAGGCGAGTTGTTGCGGCGAGCATTGCGAGACTTGCAAACCGATGCCACAGATCGGCTGTTTTTGTTGATGAAGTTTCTTTATCCGATCAACAGTATTCAGGCGGCGGCGTTTAACCTTAAGTCTGGATCTCGCTCTAATGTTGCACGCGGCATCGAAATTCTCGATAATACCCTTGATATCCCCACCAAACGGGCTTTGCTGACAGTTCTCGACCGCCGCGAAGACACCGAAAAGTTGCAAAGTCTTTCGGAATTGGTTTTTTATCAGCCAATGTCACCCACTGACCGGCTACGGCGGTTGGTAGAATTGCGGTATTTCTTATCAGATTGGCCTTTGGCCTGTTGTTTCCATTTGGCCAAAGTCAACCGCTGGCCTTTGACTACCGAGCAAATTTTTGCTTGTCTTCGCCACCCACGCGGTTTAGTCCGAGAAGCTGTCCTGGGTTATCTGCGCGTCGTATCGCGCCGCTCATTGGTAGAATTGCTACCAAGCTTGCAAAATGATCCTGACCGATTGGTAGCTGCTCAAGTCAAGTGGATGATGGCTGAAGAAGGCATTAGCGGTGATGAGCAATTATCTGTTCAGTCCTCTGCTGGACTGGGATTTTCAGAAGTGGCCGGTTTTTACCCAGAGGCTTAAGCTAACCGCGACCGGCAAAAGTAAAAACCGAAAAAGGAAAAAAGATAGCCGTCTAATTTTTCCTTTTTACTTCTTACTCTTTCGTGTTTACTTCTTACTTTTTACTTTATTAAATGTTAACAAGCGTTGACCGCCTACTATTTGTGAGAGCCGTCCCAATTTTTAAAGAATTACGGGACGACTTTCTTGTAAGGTTAGCTTCAGTGATGGACGAACTTTCTTTTCCCGCAAATCACACAATTTTTACCCAAGGACAAGAAGGACGCTCGCTCTATATTGTAGTTTCGGGGAAAGTGCGGGTACACCTCGGAGAACAAGACTTAGCTCAACTTGAACAAGGTGCCTGTTTTGGGGAAATGTCTTTATTTGACGCCGAACCTCGTTCTGCCTCTGTCACTACCCTAGAAACTTGTGAGTGTCTGATGTTAACTCAACAACAACTCTACGACGCCATCGAAGAAACCCCCGGTATTGCTGTTAACATTATCCGCCTTTTATCGCGCCGAATTAGAGAGTTTAACCGCAAACTAAATGCCAAAGAAGCAGACCCACAAACCCAAGAATTGCAAGGCGCCGCCCGCAATACCGCCGCTTAGAAGATAAAAAATAGCGCCTAAATTTTTGCTCAAAGAAAAAGGGGTTTCCGTGAACCTCAAAAACCCCCCGCGTTTAACAATTCTCAAACTTCTACAAACCAACCATAACCATAAGCCGGTAAAACGATTTCATCCTGCAAAATTTCCTGGTTTTCTGGGTTAAGAACATCTTGCAATTTCAAACCGGCAGGCAAAGACAACCGCAAAACATCATCGCTCAAATTATGCACAATTAAGACATTAATTTCTTCAACTTGACGCCAAAAACATAATGCTTGTTTTGGCAAGTCTTTAACCCATTTGAACTCACCAATGCCTAAAACTGGTAAGCGTTTACGGCTATAAATCATCTTCCGAATACTGTGCAATAATGACCCCGGCGTGTTTATTTGCGCTTCTACATTCACCTGGGCGTAACCATACAGAGGATCACTGACAACCGGCAAGTAAGTTTTCTCAGCACTCGAAAAACCGCCATTGCTAGTATTATTCCACTGCATCGCTGTCCGTACCCCTGAGCGATCTGGCAAAGAAATATCATCTCCCATGCCAATTTCATCGCCATAATATAACACCGGCACCCCTGGCAATGTAAATAATAATGAGTGCATTAATTCAATTTTGCGCTGGTCATTTTTCATCAAAGGTGCCAGCCGGCGTACCAGTCCCCGACCGGCAAAGTGAGAGTTTTTATCCGGTTCGTAATAATGCAGTAAACTTTGGGCTTCTTCTTCCCCTAAAGTCTCGAAATTTAATTCATCATGGTTACGCAAAAATAACCCCCATTGACAATCTTGTGGCAAAGTCGGTGTGTTTTCTAAAACCTCTAAAACTGCGCTGGAATCTGCTTTTGCCAAAGCTTGATAAAGGGTAGCAATGAGAGGGAAATGAAAGGCTGTTTGAAACTCGTTGCTATTGCCAAAATAATTTAACAATTGATGGGGAGCCATACAAGCTTCTGCCAACATCAACGCATCAGGATATTCTTCATCAATGACGCGCCGCATTTTTTGTAAAAATTCATGGGTTTCGGGTAGGTTTTCGTAGGTTCCTTCCCGTTCAAATAAAAATGGTGCCGCATCAACACGAAACCCATCTACGCCCATTTTTAGCCAAAATCTCATTACGTCTAAGATGGCTTTTTGAACGCGAGGGTTATCATAGTTTAAATCTGGCTGGCTGGTGTAAAATCGATGCCAGTAATATTCGCCGGTTTTTTCATCATAAGCCCAATTTGAAGTTTCTACATCTGAAAAGATAATTGAGGAGTGGTTATATTTATCTGTGGTGGAACTCCAGACATAAAAATCTCGCATAGGTGAGTCTTTAGACCGGCGCGATTCTTGAAACCAAGGATGCTGATCGGATGTATGATTGACAACTAAATCTGCTAAGACCCGCATTCCCCGTTTATGAATTTCTTCAACAGCCATTTGGAAGTCTTCCATCAGTCCGTATTGAGGATGAATACCGCCATAACTGGCGACATCATAGCCATCATCTTTGAGAGGAGAAGGATACATCGGTAATAACCAAATGCAATCAACTCCTAACCATTGTAAATAGTCTAGTTTTTGACGTAGGCCGATAAAATCTCCGTGTCCGTCGCCGTTTCCATCCGCAAATGCTCTGATATAAAGTTCATAGAAAATAGCGTTGTTGTACCAATTGTGCATGATTTTTGCTCCAAATTAAAGTGATTACGAAGTTGAGTAAATTGCCCTGTTTTTTTTTGAATAGCCAAGAAAACTCTTCCTCTAGGCAACCCTTTAGGTGTTTTAGATTCTTTTCGCTCTTAGGTGCTTCCGTTCAGTTTAGAGAAAACTCCACAAGGTTTTATAAGTTATAAATGGGGCTATATTTTTGACGAATATAGCGCAAAAAAGGTTCAACAGAAAGGGAAGTGCCGGTGACTTTTTCCATTATTTCATTGGCTGTGTATTTCCGTCCGTATTGATAGATATTTTCTCGCAACCATTCGTGCAGAGTTTGGAAATTTCCGCGTTCTATATCAACGGGTATTTCTGGATTTTGGTTGAGCGCTGCTTCATAAAATTGCGCTGCCATTAAATTGCCGAGTGTATAGCCTTGAAAAGCGCCTCCAATGTAGCCACTATACCAGTGTACATCTTGCAAAACTCCTTCGCTATCGTTTTGGGGTGTGATGCCTAAATCACTGCGGTAGCGTTCGTTCCAAGCGTCGGGTAGGTCACGGATCGGCAAGGAACCTTCCAACATTTCTAATTCTAAATCATAGCGAATCATAATGTGCAGGTTATAAGTAAGCTCATCGGCATCCGTACGAATAAGAGAGGGGCTTACTTTATTAATTGCTCGATAAAATTGATTAATACTAACATTGCCTAATTCTCGGAGAAAAATGCCTTGTAATTGTGGATAAAAGCATTCCCAAAAACCGCGACTGCGGGCGACTATATTTTCCCATAAACGCGATTGGCTTTCGTGAACGCCAGAGGAAATTCCACCGGCCAGGGGTGTGCCTTCATAATGACGATTGATGCCTTGTTCATACATGGCATGACCGGCTTCGTGGATGCTGCTAAATAAGCCTTGAGTGAGTTCGTTTTCGTAGATGCGGGTGGTGATGCGGACATCGCCGATAGAAAATTTGGTGGTGAAGGGATGGAGGGTTTTATCAACACGGCCTCTTTGAAAATCATAGCCAAGTCTGGCGATAATTTTATTACAAAATTCTAGCTGTTTTTGTAGGGGGAAATGTTGAAAAAGCAAGCCGTTCTCAAGGGCCGGTTGGGAGGTGATTTCTGCGACTAGGGGAACGAGATGCTGGCGTAATTTGCTGAATATTTCTCGTAAAAAGGAAGCATTCATGCCGTAGTCGGAAAAATTAATTAAGGGGTCGGCAATGTGTTCGCTTTCTGGGAAAAAACCGGCCATTTCTTGACTAAGTTCGAGGGTTTTTTCTAAATAAGGCTGAACGCGGCTAAAGTCGTTGGCCGGCCTTGCTTGGGCCCAAGCTTCATAGGATGCGGCCCGGTGTTGGGAGACTCTGGCCATGAAAGAAGCGGGGATGCGGATAGCGCGTTTATAGTTGCGTTTGGTGATGCGGATCAGGCTGGCTTCGTCGGAGTCGTAGGGGAGGTTTTCTTCGTAGGGGGTGAGGTCTT from Ancylothrix sp. D3o harbors:
- a CDS encoding AMIN domain-containing protein; protein product: MAGRYLFSGLVGLLMLQMPVLAQPAGSVASTWKFDPVTGVFAINVQQGTPVNYYTLSQPARVVLEVGNTILGGNPIRQSYSTGSVRGIQVSQIQGGKIRIILELAEAVVDPNQVIIQQEPALVTGGAFLDRWVVRGLSPQVAQTTTTEVATPMPEARAAVGQNAIPSVASLPVRPIQGIGVPMPEVFTPVVPAVPVAVPIAEEIPAPPPSLPSLELPAESWTPPQTPMVTVPPPVEMGSLNGVPMVPPPSLPSLDFNINQPAELFVRKGTELKLRYTGTRFVELEENFERQEVLVLDEALRDGAGNVIASAGTPVIGRFETNNRGSKFVAQAITLGGRNVPLEAASSRLREVFRLEPGLVVTVRLNEDFR
- a CDS encoding pentapeptide repeat-containing protein: MKLKNLTILALLFSLVGQVPASAENPQHVRRLLETKECRGCNLRGVNLGQADLRDVDLRDAYLAGANLERADLSGAKLVGADMSSSNLTSAKLVGADLKHTMLNNADLTGADMRETEMSFAVLVQANLRKADLRGAFLIRANLRQANLAEVDLTKTILTRATMPDGKIYKEED
- a CDS encoding alpha/beta fold hydrolase; this encodes MTVSLLWQQRVGFQRDWIWRGWQTRYTYLRPTGSPAVGNSSPLILLHGFGTSIGHWRNNLDVFAEHHPVYALDMLGFGASQKAPATYNISLWVEQVYDFWKTFIGTPTILIGNSIGSLVCLAAAVAHPDMVKGIIMLSLPDPSAREEAVPAMLRPVIAAVENLVASGPVLKTVFYFVRRPGIVRRWAGIAYANPAAVTDELVDILTGPAQDRGSAAAFCAILKAMINPKFGPSVKNVLQSLKIPMLLIWGRQDRMIPPGFARQFSQYNSDLKVVELDNAGHCPHDECPDEVNPIILKWIDSSFGNGFNEQGTKTQLFPTY
- the infC gene encoding translation initiation factor IF-3: MEKTTPVIEKKRPNRDLPQINERLRFPKIRVIDTDGGQLGILTPQEALRMAQEKELDLVLVSDKADPPVCRIMDYGKYKFEQEKRLKEAKKKQHTAEVKEVKMRYKIEEHDYQVRINQAERFLKAGDKVKATIMFRGREIQHSDLAEGLLKRMAGDLQELAEVQQAPKKEGRSMMMLLSPKKLKGAVGVGE
- a CDS encoding HEAT repeat domain-containing protein; translation: MELREGATQTHKFQRLGAKWLQTVLQGLNLRPEEAERTFLMFAFYTATSIGVLWLEASTVGLFLDEYGADQLPWIYISGAVIGSALGGLYTWLQSVIPLRRTIVVVALLMAMPLLLFRIGLGMKVAWVAGITVFLMRLWLDGIYTLNDLNTSITANQLFNIREIKRTFPIVSSGILVADVISGFSLPLLISIVKLNNVIIVACLMMVVGAGVLYYLSEAYKQAFPDSPLREEDEEQAEFANKRLRGPIWRYIIPLIAFFVLAEVLNILVDFQFLSELEQQDLGEQSLGSGIAAFLGLFNGTLGIFELITQWFASSRLEERIGVFFSAMILPAGMAAIGIVTFFGSFTGLFPFFYGLVFLKFFEELFHYTLFEGLSPVLFQPIPEANRDDVQAWVNGIGEPLSDGLIGLIIFATIWVCQQLMPGVAEKTVQDVEAWVLISLMTFLALGWVYIVWMLRSLYVNLLVSSAERGRLGVSDVDLKALKRNVVEILEKPGAEADKRSCIELLSQIDPKNVGEVLAPLLVSLSPALQRQSLETMLHHPSATYLPQVRALIDRPMLPPEVTALALRYVWLNDKNPDIEALRQYLIPTVDAVVRGTAASLIMRRGNREQKAEATNALRRMLTHKQERERVMGCRALGEADYLQGLRLYIPNLLQDESLRVRCALLDVIASTHLEEFYPSLLKGLYYKSTREAALKALVRLDNEIIDKLVALADDPHKPDLVRMYAWSAIGQIGTGPALNALSSRLLTSWGTTRRNILRTLLKMPHDAGIDGVLDRVGRSGIETLINHELMFMGQTYAALLDLSPAQVDAPEGELLRRALRDLQTDATDRLFLLMKFLYPINSIQAAAFNLKSGSRSNVARGIEILDNTLDIPTKRALLTVLDRREDTEKLQSLSELVFYQPMSPTDRLRRLVELRYFLSDWPLACCFHLAKVNRWPLTTEQIFACLRHPRGLVREAVLGYLRVVSRRSLVELLPSLQNDPDRLVAAQVKWMMAEEGISGDEQLSVQSSAGLGFSEVAGFYPEA
- a CDS encoding Crp/Fnr family transcriptional regulator, translated to MLTSVDRLLFVRAVPIFKELRDDFLVRLASVMDELSFPANHTIFTQGQEGRSLYIVVSGKVRVHLGEQDLAQLEQGACFGEMSLFDAEPRSASVTTLETCECLMLTQQQLYDAIEETPGIAVNIIRLLSRRIREFNRKLNAKEADPQTQELQGAARNTAA
- the treS gene encoding maltose alpha-D-glucosyltransferase, with translation MHNWYNNAIFYELYIRAFADGNGDGHGDFIGLRQKLDYLQWLGVDCIWLLPMYPSPLKDDGYDVASYGGIHPQYGLMEDFQMAVEEIHKRGMRVLADLVVNHTSDQHPWFQESRRSKDSPMRDFYVWSSTTDKYNHSSIIFSDVETSNWAYDEKTGEYYWHRFYTSQPDLNYDNPRVQKAILDVMRFWLKMGVDGFRVDAAPFLFEREGTYENLPETHEFLQKMRRVIDEEYPDALMLAEACMAPHQLLNYFGNSNEFQTAFHFPLIATLYQALAKADSSAVLEVLENTPTLPQDCQWGLFLRNHDELNFETLGEEEAQSLLHYYEPDKNSHFAGRGLVRRLAPLMKNDQRKIELMHSLLFTLPGVPVLYYGDEIGMGDDISLPDRSGVRTAMQWNNTSNGGFSSAEKTYLPVVSDPLYGYAQVNVEAQINTPGSLLHSIRKMIYSRKRLPVLGIGEFKWVKDLPKQALCFWRQVEEINVLIVHNLSDDVLRLSLPAGLKLQDVLNPENQEILQDEIVLPAYGYGWFVEV
- a CDS encoding carboxypeptidase M32; this translates as MQTSDKSISPATPPALPQYEQLKSLLSEINDIESAVSLLYWDQATYMPAGGATARGRQIATLRQLAHQKFTDSQIGQLLEDLTPYEENLPYDSDEASLIRITKRNYKRAIRIPASFMARVSQHRAASYEAWAQARPANDFSRVQPYLEKTLELSQEMAGFFPESEHIADPLINFSDYGMNASFLREIFSKLRQHLVPLVAEITSQPALENGLLFQHFPLQKQLEFCNKIIARLGYDFQRGRVDKTLHPFTTKFSIGDVRITTRIYENELTQGLFSSIHEAGHAMYEQGINRHYEGTPLAGGISSGVHESQSRLWENIVARSRGFWECFYPQLQGIFLRELGNVSINQFYRAINKVSPSLIRTDADELTYNLHIMIRYDLELEMLEGSLPIRDLPDAWNERYRSDLGITPQNDSEGVLQDVHWYSGYIGGAFQGYTLGNLMAAQFYEAALNQNPEIPVDIERGNFQTLHEWLRENIYQYGRKYTANEIMEKVTGTSLSVEPFLRYIRQKYSPIYNL